The following coding sequences lie in one Anguilla anguilla isolate fAngAng1 chromosome 14, fAngAng1.pri, whole genome shotgun sequence genomic window:
- the esm1 gene encoding endothelial cell-specific molecule 1, whose translation MHIFLFTVFFVLVLREVEGWGTSAKYAVNCPERCNVDLCGGTQRCTRTVLDDCGCCQVCAAGRGEHCYRTVSGMHGVKCGPGLFCEFYKDEDDYGDEYGICKDCLFGTYGVECRKTCNCKAGGICDRITGACLSFKFLAKMASMQASNRKTQPLAGNEGSGDSSSVNGDLIQERSSTPKWLNPR comes from the exons ATgcatattttccttttcaccgtattttttgtgttggtgCTGCGAGAGGTAGAAGGCTGGGGGACGAGTGCCAAGTATGCGGTGAATTGCCCGGAGCGCTGTAATGTGGATTTGTGCGGCGGAACTCAAAGGTGCACACGGACGGTTCTGGATGACTGCGGTTGCTGTCAGGTCTGTGCTGCGGGCAGAGGAGAGCATTGTTACCGTACTGTCTCAGGAATGCACGGCGTGAAGTGTGGACCAGGACTGTTCTGCGAGTTCTACAAAGATGAGGACGACTACGGGGACGAGTACGGCATTTGCAAAG ATTGCCTGTTCGGAACCTATGGGGTTGAATGCCGCAAAACCTGCAACTGCAAGGCCGGTGGCATCTGTGACAGGATAACTGGGGCCTGTCTCTCCTTCAAATTCCTTGCAAAGATGGCATCCATGCAGGCCAGCAATCGAAAGACTCAGCCCCTTGCAG GGAATGAGGGATCCGGggacagcagcagtgtgaaTGGAGATTTGATCCAGGAAAGATCCTCCACTCCAAAGTGGCTCAACCCACGCTGA